Proteins encoded in a region of the Mycolicibacterium chitae genome:
- a CDS encoding DUF3052 domain-containing protein, protein MVAADGASNYAQKLGIQKDQVVQELGWDEDTDDDIRADVEEACGSELLDEDADEVIDVVLLWWRDDDGDLVDALMDAITPLSEDGVIWVLTPKTGKPGHVLPAEIAESAPTAGLMQTSSANLGDWSASRLVQPKSKAAGRHS, encoded by the coding sequence GTGGTCGCGGCGGACGGCGCCTCGAACTACGCCCAAAAGCTGGGCATCCAAAAAGATCAGGTTGTGCAGGAACTGGGCTGGGACGAGGACACGGACGACGACATCCGTGCCGACGTCGAAGAGGCCTGCGGTTCGGAACTGCTCGACGAGGACGCCGACGAGGTCATCGACGTGGTGCTGCTGTGGTGGCGCGACGACGACGGTGATCTGGTGGACGCGTTGATGGACGCCATCACCCCCCTCTCGGAGGACGGGGTGATCTGGGTCCTGACCCCCAAGACCGGCAAACCCGGCCACGTCCTGCCCGCGGAGATCGCCGAGTCGGCGCCCACCGCCGGGCTCATGCAGACGTCGTCGGCCAACCTCGGTGACTGGAGCGCCAGTCGGTTGGTGCAGCCGAAGTCCAAGGCTGCCGGGCGGCACAGTTGA